A genomic window from Thunnus maccoyii chromosome 2, fThuMac1.1, whole genome shotgun sequence includes:
- the LOC121882314 gene encoding recombining binding protein suppressor of hairless-like isoform X1, whose product MAPVVTGKFGERPQPQRLTREAMRSYLKEKDDQTVLILHAKVAQKSYGNEKRFFCPPPCVYLMGSGWQKKLESMEKEGCTEQEAQPCAFIGIGNSEQEMQQLNLEGKHFCTAKTLYISDSDKRKHFMLSVKMLYGNSANIGVFLSKRIKVISKPSKKKQSLKNADLCIASGTKVALFNRLRSQTVSTRYLHVEGGNFHASSQQWGAFHIHLLDDEESEGEEFAVRDGYIHYGQTVKLVCSVTGMALPRLIIRKVDKQTALLDADDPVSQLHKCAFYLKDTERMYLCLSQERIIQFQATPCSKETNKEIINDGASWTIISTDKAEYTFYEGMGPVPSPVTPVPVVESLQLNGGGDVAMLELTGQNFTPNLRVWFGDVEADTMYRCGESVLCVVPDISAFREGWRWVRQPVQVPVTLVRNDGIIYATALTFTYTPEPGPRPHCSAAGAILRTHNTSSSSPPSSSSPSSSLSRLGDGHGVYNSSDLILFDLI is encoded by the exons ATGGCGCCCGTTGTTACGGG gaaGTTCGGTGAGCGACCTCAGCCTCAGCGTTTGACAAG AGAGGCTATGAGGAGTTACTTAaaggagaaagatgatcaaACAGTGCTCATACTACATGCAAAAGTTGCACAGAAGTCATATGGCAATGAAAAAAG GTTTTTCTGCCCTCCACCATGTGTGTATCTGATGGGCAGCGGCTGGCAGAAGAAGTTAGAGAGTATGGAGAAGGAGGGTTGCACAGAGCAGGAGGCCCAGCCATGTGCATTCATTGGGATAGGCAACAGTGAGCAGGAGATGCAGCAACTCAATCTAGAGGGAAAG CACTTCTGCACAGCCAAGACGCTGTATATCAGTGACTCAGATAAAAGGAAACACTTTATGCTGTCTGTGAAGATGTTATATGGGAACAGTGCCAACATCGGAGTCTTCCTCAGCAAGAGAATCAAAGTCATCTCCAAGCCTTCCAAAAAGAAACAGTCCTTGAAAAATGCAGATT TGTGTATAGCGTCAGGAACAAAGGTGGCGTTATTTAACCGTCTGCGATCACAGACTGTTAGTACCAGGTATCTGCATGTGGAGGGTGGAAACTTTCATGCCAGTTCCCAACAGTGGGGCGCCTTCCACATCCACCTCT TGGACGATGAAGAGTCTGAGGGAGAGGAGTTTGCTGTGAGAGATGGCTACATTCACTATGGGCAGACAGTTAAATTGGTCTGTTCTGTAACTGGCATGGCCTTGCCTAGACTG ATCATTCGCAAAGTGGACAAGCAGACTGCATTATTGGATGCAGATGACCCGGTGTCCCAGCTCCACAAATGTGCCTTCTACCtgaaagacacagaaagaatgtatctctgtctctcacaggAGAGAATCATCCAGTTCCAG gCCACACCATGCTCCAAAGAAACTAACAAAGAGATTATTAATGATGGGGCCTCCTGGACTATCATTAGCACTGACAAGGCAGAGTACACCTTTTATGAGGGCATGGGCCCCGTCCCCTCACCAGTCACACCTGTTCCTGTGGTGGAGAGTCTACAG TTAAATGGTGGAGGAGACGTGGCAATGCTGGAGCTGACAGGACAGAACTTCACCCCTAACCTCAGAGTTTGGTTCGGAGATGTGGAGGCTGACACCATGTACAG ATGTGGCGAGAGCGTCCTGTGTGTGGTGCCGGACATTTCAGCCTTCAGGGAGGGCTGGCGCTGGGTGAGACAGCCGGTGCAGGTCCCCGTCACGCTGGTCCGCAATGATGGAATCATCTACGCCACCGCCCTCACTTTCACCTACACCCCTGAACCGGGGCCCCGACCCCACTGCAGCGCCGCGGGGGCCATTCTACGGACACATAATACCTCTTCATCATCACCACCTTCTTCATCTTCACCATCGTCCTCATTGAGCAGACTCGGGGATGGCCACGGGGTTTACAACAGTagtgatttgattttatttgacttgatttga
- the LOC121882314 gene encoding recombining binding protein suppressor of hairless-like isoform X2 — protein sequence MRSYLKEKDDQTVLILHAKVAQKSYGNEKRFFCPPPCVYLMGSGWQKKLESMEKEGCTEQEAQPCAFIGIGNSEQEMQQLNLEGKHFCTAKTLYISDSDKRKHFMLSVKMLYGNSANIGVFLSKRIKVISKPSKKKQSLKNADLCIASGTKVALFNRLRSQTVSTRYLHVEGGNFHASSQQWGAFHIHLLDDEESEGEEFAVRDGYIHYGQTVKLVCSVTGMALPRLIIRKVDKQTALLDADDPVSQLHKCAFYLKDTERMYLCLSQERIIQFQATPCSKETNKEIINDGASWTIISTDKAEYTFYEGMGPVPSPVTPVPVVESLQLNGGGDVAMLELTGQNFTPNLRVWFGDVEADTMYRCGESVLCVVPDISAFREGWRWVRQPVQVPVTLVRNDGIIYATALTFTYTPEPGPRPHCSAAGAILRTHNTSSSSPPSSSSPSSSLSRLGDGHGVYNSSDLILFDLI from the exons ATGAGGAGTTACTTAaaggagaaagatgatcaaACAGTGCTCATACTACATGCAAAAGTTGCACAGAAGTCATATGGCAATGAAAAAAG GTTTTTCTGCCCTCCACCATGTGTGTATCTGATGGGCAGCGGCTGGCAGAAGAAGTTAGAGAGTATGGAGAAGGAGGGTTGCACAGAGCAGGAGGCCCAGCCATGTGCATTCATTGGGATAGGCAACAGTGAGCAGGAGATGCAGCAACTCAATCTAGAGGGAAAG CACTTCTGCACAGCCAAGACGCTGTATATCAGTGACTCAGATAAAAGGAAACACTTTATGCTGTCTGTGAAGATGTTATATGGGAACAGTGCCAACATCGGAGTCTTCCTCAGCAAGAGAATCAAAGTCATCTCCAAGCCTTCCAAAAAGAAACAGTCCTTGAAAAATGCAGATT TGTGTATAGCGTCAGGAACAAAGGTGGCGTTATTTAACCGTCTGCGATCACAGACTGTTAGTACCAGGTATCTGCATGTGGAGGGTGGAAACTTTCATGCCAGTTCCCAACAGTGGGGCGCCTTCCACATCCACCTCT TGGACGATGAAGAGTCTGAGGGAGAGGAGTTTGCTGTGAGAGATGGCTACATTCACTATGGGCAGACAGTTAAATTGGTCTGTTCTGTAACTGGCATGGCCTTGCCTAGACTG ATCATTCGCAAAGTGGACAAGCAGACTGCATTATTGGATGCAGATGACCCGGTGTCCCAGCTCCACAAATGTGCCTTCTACCtgaaagacacagaaagaatgtatctctgtctctcacaggAGAGAATCATCCAGTTCCAG gCCACACCATGCTCCAAAGAAACTAACAAAGAGATTATTAATGATGGGGCCTCCTGGACTATCATTAGCACTGACAAGGCAGAGTACACCTTTTATGAGGGCATGGGCCCCGTCCCCTCACCAGTCACACCTGTTCCTGTGGTGGAGAGTCTACAG TTAAATGGTGGAGGAGACGTGGCAATGCTGGAGCTGACAGGACAGAACTTCACCCCTAACCTCAGAGTTTGGTTCGGAGATGTGGAGGCTGACACCATGTACAG ATGTGGCGAGAGCGTCCTGTGTGTGGTGCCGGACATTTCAGCCTTCAGGGAGGGCTGGCGCTGGGTGAGACAGCCGGTGCAGGTCCCCGTCACGCTGGTCCGCAATGATGGAATCATCTACGCCACCGCCCTCACTTTCACCTACACCCCTGAACCGGGGCCCCGACCCCACTGCAGCGCCGCGGGGGCCATTCTACGGACACATAATACCTCTTCATCATCACCACCTTCTTCATCTTCACCATCGTCCTCATTGAGCAGACTCGGGGATGGCCACGGGGTTTACAACAGTagtgatttgattttatttgacttgatttga
- the hgsnat gene encoding heparan-alpha-glucosaminide N-acetyltransferase isoform X1, protein MAKRKLKKTTKDTSSDVAVKQASQKQMTQSGKGDMFSLAAVTLVVAVFVGPLTAEMSTSGFSYRKHTVLKMDEAFLRVHNELDMNLVVSWISERCYQCLYQPLGVVPARPGPGQSGSEEFIVSTQHELTLQLNSTVVNLELCTVPFHFGEQGNYSLWVKNLNESSVVNCSVVTDADPVNSYIPILVAFLVFSGLALVSAIGRTILGLDVVKGILFRIGGSMETERLINSELGSPGRTVAPVTDNILPPSPSPSKRLRSLDTFRGISLVIMVFVNYGGGRYWFFRHESWNGLTVADLVFPWFVFIMGTSIALSVNSLLRAGCTRNSLLRKVAWRSLQLFIIGVFVINPNYCQGPREYKHSSTVRVKVSRTMFFITVPHSVHLCGRVFLSSLAYVGSHSILLHTAVSWDNLRIPGVLQRLAWSYLVVACLDLLVARAHLDIITMDAWWSPCLDILLYWPAWLCVLLLEIIWLCLTFVLPVPDCPTGYLGPGGIGDMGLYANCTGGAAGFIDRWLLGENHIYQTPSSRVIYATHMPYDPEGVLGSINSILMAFLGLQAGKIILHYRDLHTSIVSRFLIWGLILGALSAVLTKCSTDQGFIPVNKNLWSLSYVTTLACLAFVLLVLVYYTVDVKKWWSGAPFYYPGMNSILVYVGHEVFEEYFPFRWRMANSQSHAEHLTQNLVATSCWVLISYVLYRKKIFWKI, encoded by the exons CTGGCTTCTCTTATCGTAAGCACACAGTCCTGAAGATGGATGAAGCATTTCTGAGAGTCCACAATGAGTTGGACATGAACCTGGTGGTGTCCTGGATTTCAGAGCGCTGCTACCAG TGTTTGTACCAGCCGCTAGGGGTGGTCCCTGCTCGGCCCGGTCCTGGTCAGTCCGGTTCAGAAGAATTCATTGTGAGCACTCAGCATGAACTCACACTACAGCTCAACAGCACTGTCGTCAACCTGGAGCTCTGCAC AGTTCCCTTCCACTTCGGGGAGCAGGGGAACTACTCTCTGTGGGTGAAAAACTTGAACGAGTCCTCAGTGGTCAACTGCTCCGTAGTGACTGATGCAGACCCCGTCAACAGCTACATAc CGATCCTGGTagcttttcttgtcttttctggACTGGCCTTGGTGTCTGCTATTGGAAGAACAATATTAGG ACTTGATGTAGTGAAGGGAATCCTCTTCCGAATCGGTGGCTccatggagacagagagactcaTCAACTCT GAACTGGGCTCCCCTGGCAGGACAGTGGCACCAGTTACTGACAACATCCTTCCTCCATCACCCAGCCCCAGCAAAAGGCTGCGATCTCTGGACACATTCAGAGG GATCTCTTTAGTAATTATGGTGTTTGTGAACTACGGAGGGGGGCGATACTGGTTCTTCAGACACGAGAGCTGGAACG GCCTCACTGTTGCAGATCTGGTTTTTCCTTG GTTTGTGTTCATAATGGGGACGTCCATCGCTCTCTCAGTGAACTCTCTGCTGCGTGCAGGCTGCACTCGCAACTCACTACTGAGAAAAGTTGCGTGGAGGagcctgcagctcttcatcatcGGCGTCTTCGTCATCAATCCAAACTACTGCCAGGGACCACGTGAGTATAAACACAGTTCTACAGTTAGGGTTAAGGTATCCCGGACAATGTTCTTCATCACTGTTCCACATTCTGTGCACTTGTGTGGTCGTGTCTTCCTTTCTTCACTCGCTTATGTGGGCTCACACTCGATCCTCCTCCACACCGCAGTATCGTGGGACAACCTGCGGATCCCGGGTGTGTTACAGCGCCTGGCCTGGTCATACCTGGTTGTAGCGTGCCTGGATCTGTTGGTGGCGAGAGCTCACCTTGACATCATTACAATG GATGCATGGTGGTCCCCTTGCCTTGATATCTTGCTGTACTGGCCGGCCTGGCTGTGTGTGCTTCTTTTAGAAATCATCTGGCTATGCCTCACTTTCGTACTTCCTGTACCAGACTGCCCAAC CGGCTATCTAGGTCCAGGTGGGATTGGGGACATGGGCTTATATGCTAACTGCACTGGTGGAGCAGCTGGATTTATTGACCGCTGGCTGCTTGGAGAAAACCACATCTACCAGACTCCTTCGTCACGG GTGATTTATGCGACTCACATGCCTTATGATCCGGAAGGTGTTCTTGGTAGCATCAACTCTATCCTCATGGCTTTTCTTGGATTACAG GCAGGAAAGATAATCTTACACTACAGAGATCTTCATACAAGTATTGTTTCAAGGTTCCTCATATGGGGTCTCATACTG GGAGCTTTATCAGCGGTTCTGACCAAGTGTTCCACAGACCAGGGATTCATTCCTGTCAACAAGAACTTATG GTCTTTGTCCTATGTGACAACACTGGCCTGTTTGGCCTTTGTGCTGCTAGTGCTGGTCTACTACACAGTGGATGTAAAGAAGTGGTGGTCTGGAGCACCTTTCTACTACCCTG GTATGAACTCCATCCTCGTGTACGTGGGCCATGAAGTGTTCGAGGAGTACTTCCCTTTCCGCTGGCGCATGGCCAACAGCCAGTCCCACGCTGAGCACCTCACCCAGAACCTCGTGGCTACTTCCTGTTGGGTCCTCATCTCCTATGTGCTCTACAGGAAAAAGATTTTCTGGAAAATTTAG
- the hgsnat gene encoding heparan-alpha-glucosaminide N-acetyltransferase isoform X2, which yields MAKRKLKKTTKDTSSDVAVKQASQKQMTQSGKGDMFSLAAVTLVVAVFVGPLTAEMSTSGFSYRKHTVLKMDEAFLRVHNELDMNLVVSWISERCYQCLYQPLGVVPARPGPGQSGSEEFIVSTQHELTLQLNSTVVNLELCTVPFHFGEQGNYSLWVKNLNESSVVNCSVVTDADPVNSYIPILVAFLVFSGLALVSAIGRTILGLDVVKGILFRIGGSMETERLINSELGSPGRTVAPVTDNILPPSPSPSKRLRSLDTFRGISLVIMVFVNYGGGRYWFFRHESWNGLTVADLVFPWFVFIMGTSIALSVNSLLRAGCTRNSLLRKVAWRSLQLFIIGVFVINPNYCQGPLSWDNLRIPGVLQRLAWSYLVVACLDLLVARAHLDIITMDAWWSPCLDILLYWPAWLCVLLLEIIWLCLTFVLPVPDCPTGYLGPGGIGDMGLYANCTGGAAGFIDRWLLGENHIYQTPSSRVIYATHMPYDPEGVLGSINSILMAFLGLQAGKIILHYRDLHTSIVSRFLIWGLILGALSAVLTKCSTDQGFIPVNKNLWSLSYVTTLACLAFVLLVLVYYTVDVKKWWSGAPFYYPGMNSILVYVGHEVFEEYFPFRWRMANSQSHAEHLTQNLVATSCWVLISYVLYRKKIFWKI from the exons CTGGCTTCTCTTATCGTAAGCACACAGTCCTGAAGATGGATGAAGCATTTCTGAGAGTCCACAATGAGTTGGACATGAACCTGGTGGTGTCCTGGATTTCAGAGCGCTGCTACCAG TGTTTGTACCAGCCGCTAGGGGTGGTCCCTGCTCGGCCCGGTCCTGGTCAGTCCGGTTCAGAAGAATTCATTGTGAGCACTCAGCATGAACTCACACTACAGCTCAACAGCACTGTCGTCAACCTGGAGCTCTGCAC AGTTCCCTTCCACTTCGGGGAGCAGGGGAACTACTCTCTGTGGGTGAAAAACTTGAACGAGTCCTCAGTGGTCAACTGCTCCGTAGTGACTGATGCAGACCCCGTCAACAGCTACATAc CGATCCTGGTagcttttcttgtcttttctggACTGGCCTTGGTGTCTGCTATTGGAAGAACAATATTAGG ACTTGATGTAGTGAAGGGAATCCTCTTCCGAATCGGTGGCTccatggagacagagagactcaTCAACTCT GAACTGGGCTCCCCTGGCAGGACAGTGGCACCAGTTACTGACAACATCCTTCCTCCATCACCCAGCCCCAGCAAAAGGCTGCGATCTCTGGACACATTCAGAGG GATCTCTTTAGTAATTATGGTGTTTGTGAACTACGGAGGGGGGCGATACTGGTTCTTCAGACACGAGAGCTGGAACG GCCTCACTGTTGCAGATCTGGTTTTTCCTTG GTTTGTGTTCATAATGGGGACGTCCATCGCTCTCTCAGTGAACTCTCTGCTGCGTGCAGGCTGCACTCGCAACTCACTACTGAGAAAAGTTGCGTGGAGGagcctgcagctcttcatcatcGGCGTCTTCGTCATCAATCCAAACTACTGCCAGGGACCAC TATCGTGGGACAACCTGCGGATCCCGGGTGTGTTACAGCGCCTGGCCTGGTCATACCTGGTTGTAGCGTGCCTGGATCTGTTGGTGGCGAGAGCTCACCTTGACATCATTACAATG GATGCATGGTGGTCCCCTTGCCTTGATATCTTGCTGTACTGGCCGGCCTGGCTGTGTGTGCTTCTTTTAGAAATCATCTGGCTATGCCTCACTTTCGTACTTCCTGTACCAGACTGCCCAAC CGGCTATCTAGGTCCAGGTGGGATTGGGGACATGGGCTTATATGCTAACTGCACTGGTGGAGCAGCTGGATTTATTGACCGCTGGCTGCTTGGAGAAAACCACATCTACCAGACTCCTTCGTCACGG GTGATTTATGCGACTCACATGCCTTATGATCCGGAAGGTGTTCTTGGTAGCATCAACTCTATCCTCATGGCTTTTCTTGGATTACAG GCAGGAAAGATAATCTTACACTACAGAGATCTTCATACAAGTATTGTTTCAAGGTTCCTCATATGGGGTCTCATACTG GGAGCTTTATCAGCGGTTCTGACCAAGTGTTCCACAGACCAGGGATTCATTCCTGTCAACAAGAACTTATG GTCTTTGTCCTATGTGACAACACTGGCCTGTTTGGCCTTTGTGCTGCTAGTGCTGGTCTACTACACAGTGGATGTAAAGAAGTGGTGGTCTGGAGCACCTTTCTACTACCCTG GTATGAACTCCATCCTCGTGTACGTGGGCCATGAAGTGTTCGAGGAGTACTTCCCTTTCCGCTGGCGCATGGCCAACAGCCAGTCCCACGCTGAGCACCTCACCCAGAACCTCGTGGCTACTTCCTGTTGGGTCCTCATCTCCTATGTGCTCTACAGGAAAAAGATTTTCTGGAAAATTTAG
- the hgsnat gene encoding heparan-alpha-glucosaminide N-acetyltransferase isoform X3, with protein MDEAFLRVHNELDMNLVVSWISERCYQCLYQPLGVVPARPGPGQSGSEEFIVSTQHELTLQLNSTVVNLELCTVPFHFGEQGNYSLWVKNLNESSVVNCSVVTDADPVNSYIPILVAFLVFSGLALVSAIGRTILGLDVVKGILFRIGGSMETERLINSELGSPGRTVAPVTDNILPPSPSPSKRLRSLDTFRGISLVIMVFVNYGGGRYWFFRHESWNGLTVADLVFPWFVFIMGTSIALSVNSLLRAGCTRNSLLRKVAWRSLQLFIIGVFVINPNYCQGPREYKHSSTVRVKVSRTMFFITVPHSVHLCGRVFLSSLAYVGSHSILLHTAVSWDNLRIPGVLQRLAWSYLVVACLDLLVARAHLDIITMDAWWSPCLDILLYWPAWLCVLLLEIIWLCLTFVLPVPDCPTGYLGPGGIGDMGLYANCTGGAAGFIDRWLLGENHIYQTPSSRVIYATHMPYDPEGVLGSINSILMAFLGLQAGKIILHYRDLHTSIVSRFLIWGLILGALSAVLTKCSTDQGFIPVNKNLWSLSYVTTLACLAFVLLVLVYYTVDVKKWWSGAPFYYPGMNSILVYVGHEVFEEYFPFRWRMANSQSHAEHLTQNLVATSCWVLISYVLYRKKIFWKI; from the exons ATGGATGAAGCATTTCTGAGAGTCCACAATGAGTTGGACATGAACCTGGTGGTGTCCTGGATTTCAGAGCGCTGCTACCAG TGTTTGTACCAGCCGCTAGGGGTGGTCCCTGCTCGGCCCGGTCCTGGTCAGTCCGGTTCAGAAGAATTCATTGTGAGCACTCAGCATGAACTCACACTACAGCTCAACAGCACTGTCGTCAACCTGGAGCTCTGCAC AGTTCCCTTCCACTTCGGGGAGCAGGGGAACTACTCTCTGTGGGTGAAAAACTTGAACGAGTCCTCAGTGGTCAACTGCTCCGTAGTGACTGATGCAGACCCCGTCAACAGCTACATAc CGATCCTGGTagcttttcttgtcttttctggACTGGCCTTGGTGTCTGCTATTGGAAGAACAATATTAGG ACTTGATGTAGTGAAGGGAATCCTCTTCCGAATCGGTGGCTccatggagacagagagactcaTCAACTCT GAACTGGGCTCCCCTGGCAGGACAGTGGCACCAGTTACTGACAACATCCTTCCTCCATCACCCAGCCCCAGCAAAAGGCTGCGATCTCTGGACACATTCAGAGG GATCTCTTTAGTAATTATGGTGTTTGTGAACTACGGAGGGGGGCGATACTGGTTCTTCAGACACGAGAGCTGGAACG GCCTCACTGTTGCAGATCTGGTTTTTCCTTG GTTTGTGTTCATAATGGGGACGTCCATCGCTCTCTCAGTGAACTCTCTGCTGCGTGCAGGCTGCACTCGCAACTCACTACTGAGAAAAGTTGCGTGGAGGagcctgcagctcttcatcatcGGCGTCTTCGTCATCAATCCAAACTACTGCCAGGGACCACGTGAGTATAAACACAGTTCTACAGTTAGGGTTAAGGTATCCCGGACAATGTTCTTCATCACTGTTCCACATTCTGTGCACTTGTGTGGTCGTGTCTTCCTTTCTTCACTCGCTTATGTGGGCTCACACTCGATCCTCCTCCACACCGCAGTATCGTGGGACAACCTGCGGATCCCGGGTGTGTTACAGCGCCTGGCCTGGTCATACCTGGTTGTAGCGTGCCTGGATCTGTTGGTGGCGAGAGCTCACCTTGACATCATTACAATG GATGCATGGTGGTCCCCTTGCCTTGATATCTTGCTGTACTGGCCGGCCTGGCTGTGTGTGCTTCTTTTAGAAATCATCTGGCTATGCCTCACTTTCGTACTTCCTGTACCAGACTGCCCAAC CGGCTATCTAGGTCCAGGTGGGATTGGGGACATGGGCTTATATGCTAACTGCACTGGTGGAGCAGCTGGATTTATTGACCGCTGGCTGCTTGGAGAAAACCACATCTACCAGACTCCTTCGTCACGG GTGATTTATGCGACTCACATGCCTTATGATCCGGAAGGTGTTCTTGGTAGCATCAACTCTATCCTCATGGCTTTTCTTGGATTACAG GCAGGAAAGATAATCTTACACTACAGAGATCTTCATACAAGTATTGTTTCAAGGTTCCTCATATGGGGTCTCATACTG GGAGCTTTATCAGCGGTTCTGACCAAGTGTTCCACAGACCAGGGATTCATTCCTGTCAACAAGAACTTATG GTCTTTGTCCTATGTGACAACACTGGCCTGTTTGGCCTTTGTGCTGCTAGTGCTGGTCTACTACACAGTGGATGTAAAGAAGTGGTGGTCTGGAGCACCTTTCTACTACCCTG GTATGAACTCCATCCTCGTGTACGTGGGCCATGAAGTGTTCGAGGAGTACTTCCCTTTCCGCTGGCGCATGGCCAACAGCCAGTCCCACGCTGAGCACCTCACCCAGAACCTCGTGGCTACTTCCTGTTGGGTCCTCATCTCCTATGTGCTCTACAGGAAAAAGATTTTCTGGAAAATTTAG